In a single window of the Thiohalophilus sp. genome:
- a CDS encoding DsrE family protein gives MHTVTNFVKGGLVSVVLATVFLGQTALAGPMDPDHKVIIQVSTDDARTQKIALNNAANLQKAYGMDNVDVQIVAYGPGLSLLTKNGANASRVESMAMQNINFNACANTMAKIESKKGKKPALAEGVEVVPGGVARITELQEQGYTYIRP, from the coding sequence ATGCATACGGTAACGAATTTTGTAAAAGGCGGACTGGTTTCGGTTGTACTTGCTACTGTCTTTCTGGGGCAGACTGCCCTGGCGGGGCCGATGGATCCGGATCACAAGGTGATTATCCAGGTCAGTACGGATGATGCCCGCACCCAGAAGATTGCCCTGAATAATGCTGCAAACCTGCAAAAAGCGTACGGCATGGATAATGTTGACGTGCAGATTGTTGCCTATGGGCCGGGACTGAGCCTGCTTACCAAAAACGGTGCAAATGCCTCGCGCGTTGAGAGCATGGCCATGCAGAATATCAACTTCAATGCCTGCGCCAATACCATGGCCAAGATCGAGAGCAAAAAAGGTAAAAAGCCGGCCCTGGCCGAAGGTGTTGAAGTGGTTCCCGGCGGCGTTGCCCGGATCACCGAGCTGCAGGAACAGGGTTACACCTACATTCGTCCGTAA
- a CDS encoding deoxynucleoside kinase, producing the protein MRDSGSLGYIVVEGPIGVGKTTLARRLADSFGSDLILEGADENPFLERFYENPRAAALQTQLFFLFQRVRQIQTLQQSDMFAPVRVADFLMEKDRLFAELTLDAEEFKLYDQVYQHMAVSGPRPDLVVYLQAPVEVLRKRIAERGRVYERSLDPNYLHRLSESYMAFFHDYNASPLLIVNAAEIDFANKAQDYALLLEQISKIRSGRHYFNPGPLEL; encoded by the coding sequence ATGCGTGATAGCGGTTCTCTCGGTTATATTGTGGTGGAAGGGCCGATCGGGGTGGGCAAGACCACGCTGGCCCGGCGCCTGGCCGACTCTTTCGGCTCGGATCTGATTCTCGAAGGTGCCGACGAAAACCCCTTTTTGGAACGTTTCTATGAGAACCCCCGTGCCGCCGCCCTGCAGACCCAGCTGTTTTTCCTGTTTCAACGGGTGCGCCAGATCCAAACCCTGCAACAGAGCGATATGTTCGCCCCGGTACGCGTGGCCGATTTTCTGATGGAAAAGGATCGGTTGTTTGCCGAGCTGACCCTGGATGCCGAGGAATTCAAGCTCTATGATCAGGTCTATCAACATATGGCGGTGAGCGGCCCACGTCCCGATCTGGTGGTTTATCTGCAAGCGCCGGTCGAGGTGTTGCGCAAGCGCATTGCCGAACGCGGCCGCGTTTATGAACGCAGTCTGGATCCCAACTATCTGCACCGGCTGAGTGAAAGTTATATGGCGTTTTTTCATGACTATAATGCATCGCCGCTGTTGATCGTCAACGCCGCGGAAATTGACTTTGCCAACAAGGCGCAGGATTATGCGCTGCTGCTGGAGCAGATCAGTAAAATCCGCAGCGGCAGGCACTATTTCAATCCCGGTCCGCTGGAATTATGA
- the panD gene encoding aspartate 1-decarboxylase, translating to MMTTMLKAKLHRARVTHSELEYEGSCAIDGKLLEVSGIREYEQIEIYNVTNGERFTTYAIRAEDGSGIVSVNGAAAHKANPGDVIIICAYVGLDQKELATYKPKLVYLDEHNKITHTRNTIPVQVA from the coding sequence ATGATGACCACCATGCTGAAGGCCAAACTGCATCGGGCACGGGTAACCCACTCGGAGCTGGAGTATGAAGGTTCCTGCGCCATCGACGGCAAACTGCTGGAAGTTTCCGGTATCCGCGAATACGAGCAGATCGAAATCTACAACGTCACCAATGGTGAGCGGTTTACCACCTACGCCATCCGCGCCGAAGACGGCTCCGGCATCGTCTCGGTCAACGGCGCCGCCGCGCACAAGGCCAATCCCGGCGATGTGATCATCATCTGCGCCTATGTCGGCCTGGATCAGAAAGAACTGGCCACCTACAAGCCCAAACTCGTCTATCTCGACGAGCACAACAAAATCACCCACACCCGCAATACCATCCCCGTCCAGGTCGCCTGA
- a CDS encoding DUF4156 domain-containing protein, whose product MKKLLVVLALVALQGCSWVKLDPAAEQVKVVETEHVEGCKLMGKTTVSVKSTVAGVERKEATMQDELETLARNHAVDLKGDTIVAISGIENGKRVYNVYRCKQAD is encoded by the coding sequence ATGAAAAAACTTCTCGTGGTATTGGCACTGGTGGCCCTGCAGGGTTGTAGCTGGGTCAAGCTGGATCCGGCTGCTGAACAGGTTAAGGTAGTCGAGACGGAACATGTCGAAGGTTGCAAGCTGATGGGCAAGACCACTGTCTCGGTCAAATCCACCGTGGCCGGTGTCGAGCGCAAGGAGGCGACCATGCAGGACGAGTTGGAAACCCTGGCGCGCAACCATGCCGTGGATCTCAAAGGCGATACCATCGTCGCCATCTCCGGTATCGAGAACGGCAAGCGGGTCTATAACGTCTATCGGTGCAAGCAGGCCGACTAA
- the pcnB gene encoding polynucleotide adenylyltransferase PcnB, protein MQPEIIPRNAHAVSRADISEYALKVLYRLKKAGFAAYLVGGGVRDLLLRHQPKDFDVATDATPEDVKKLFRNCRLIGRRFRLAHVHFGRDIIEVATFRAQHRDGDEDGVMTDGMILRDNVFGTLEEDAFRRDFTVNALYYNIEDFSIVDYTGGMADLEQQRLRMIGDPDVRIQEDPVRLLRALRFAAKLDFSLDPELEGMFARHGERLLDVPPARLFEEMLKLFMSGHAVQTFELLLKYGLFQFLFPQTAERLQTDGGYTRRFIEAGLANTDRRIQDEKPVTPFFLFGVLLWPPVQQQAALLREQDESELQALHQAGRDVVQQQTRRITIPKRFTLPMKETWQMQARLVRRQGKRAARLLEQSRFRAGYDFLLLRKQAGEPLDELCEWWTEFQQADEKIQREMLQTVSPGTKSRRGRRRRKKQT, encoded by the coding sequence TTGCAGCCAGAAATCATCCCACGTAATGCCCATGCGGTCTCCCGCGCCGATATCAGTGAGTATGCTCTCAAGGTGCTGTATCGGTTGAAAAAGGCCGGTTTTGCCGCCTATCTGGTCGGTGGCGGCGTGCGCGATCTATTGTTGCGTCATCAGCCCAAGGATTTCGATGTGGCGACCGACGCCACGCCGGAGGATGTCAAAAAACTGTTTCGCAATTGCCGGCTGATCGGCCGCCGTTTTCGCCTGGCGCATGTCCATTTCGGGCGGGACATCATCGAGGTGGCCACCTTCCGGGCCCAGCATCGGGACGGCGACGAGGACGGGGTGATGACCGATGGGATGATTTTGCGGGATAACGTCTTCGGCACCCTGGAAGAAGATGCCTTTCGTCGCGATTTCACGGTCAATGCGCTGTATTACAACATCGAGGATTTTTCCATCGTCGATTACACCGGCGGCATGGCGGATCTGGAACAACAGCGCTTGCGCATGATTGGGGACCCCGATGTGCGGATTCAGGAGGATCCGGTACGCTTGCTGCGCGCCCTGCGCTTTGCGGCCAAGCTGGACTTCAGCCTCGATCCCGAACTTGAGGGGATGTTTGCCCGCCATGGCGAGCGTCTGCTCGATGTGCCGCCGGCGCGCCTGTTCGAGGAAATGCTGAAACTGTTCATGTCCGGGCATGCGGTGCAGACGTTCGAATTGTTGCTCAAATACGGCCTGTTCCAGTTTCTGTTTCCCCAGACGGCCGAACGGCTGCAAACCGATGGTGGCTATACCCGGCGCTTTATCGAAGCGGGCCTGGCGAATACCGATCGGCGCATTCAGGATGAAAAACCGGTGACCCCGTTCTTTTTGTTCGGGGTACTGTTGTGGCCGCCGGTTCAGCAGCAGGCGGCCCTGTTGCGGGAACAGGATGAATCCGAACTGCAGGCTCTTCACCAGGCGGGACGGGACGTGGTGCAACAGCAGACCCGGCGTATCACCATTCCCAAACGTTTCACCCTGCCGATGAAGGAAACCTGGCAGATGCAGGCGCGTCTGGTCAGACGTCAGGGCAAGCGGGCGGCCCGGCTGCTGGAGCAGTCGCGTTTTCGCGCGGGGTATGATTTTCTGTTGCTGCGTAAACAGGCCGGTGAGCCGCTGGATGAATTATGTGAGTGGTGGACAGAGTTTCAGCAGGCGGATGAAAAAATCCAGCGGGAAATGCTGCAGACCGTGTCGCCGGGTACCAAAAGCCGACGCGGCCGACGGCGCCGGAAAAAACAGACATGA
- the panB gene encoding 3-methyl-2-oxobutanoate hydroxymethyltransferase: MTQTDTTPPPDARALREMKQRGEKIAVLTAYDASLASQCEQAGVDVLLVGDSLGMVIQGHDSTLPVSMADMIYHTGHVARARQRALLIADMPYQSDTTDALALENGRALLAAGADMVKLEGGGALIPRVKHLVDNGVPVCGHLGLLPQSVNELGGYKVQGRDADAARQMIEDAVALEAAGAGLVVLECIPQQLAAQITAAVSIPTIGIGAGSGCDGQVLVIYDLLGITPGKRLRFVKDFLGELGPGKGVYAAIAEYVRQVKAGEFPQAEHTYQ, from the coding sequence ATGACTCAGACAGATACCACACCTCCCCCGGATGCCCGCGCGTTGCGCGAGATGAAACAGCGCGGTGAGAAGATCGCGGTGCTGACCGCGTATGACGCGAGTCTGGCCAGTCAGTGCGAACAGGCCGGGGTGGACGTATTACTGGTGGGCGACTCGCTGGGTATGGTGATCCAGGGGCATGATTCGACCTTGCCAGTGAGCATGGCCGATATGATCTATCATACCGGTCATGTCGCACGGGCCCGGCAACGGGCGTTGCTGATCGCCGATATGCCCTATCAAAGTGATACCACGGACGCGTTGGCGCTGGAAAACGGCCGCGCTCTGCTGGCAGCCGGGGCCGACATGGTCAAGCTCGAAGGCGGCGGTGCACTGATACCGCGGGTGAAACATCTGGTTGACAACGGCGTGCCGGTCTGCGGCCATCTCGGGCTGTTGCCCCAGTCGGTGAATGAGCTGGGCGGTTACAAGGTTCAGGGGCGCGATGCCGACGCCGCCCGGCAGATGATCGAGGATGCCGTGGCCCTGGAAGCGGCCGGAGCGGGACTGGTGGTGCTGGAGTGTATCCCGCAACAACTGGCCGCACAGATTACCGCTGCGGTGTCGATTCCCACCATCGGCATCGGCGCGGGCAGCGGCTGCGACGGCCAGGTGCTGGTGATCTATGATCTGCTGGGTATTACCCCGGGTAAACGGCTGCGTTTCGTAAAGGACTTTCTGGGCGAACTGGGCCCGGGCAAGGGCGTTTACGCGGCGATTGCGGAATATGTGCGCCAGGTCAAAGCCGGCGAGTTCCCGCAAGCGGAGCATACCTATCAATAA
- the ppc gene encoding phosphoenolpyruvate carboxylase, with translation MAAEKKSSQDGSRQTGSRPVHDKPLRSRVKLFGNILGEILREHAGEQVFNAVETLRKGHISLRNTDNPHKRHKLAEYTATLDAETLVHVVRAFAIYFSLVNIAEESFQHRMRRRDAAKTGPTWKGSYHAILKELEGDGIEPAQIQTLLDRLAYIPVFTAHPTEAKRRTILEALRRIFVISEELDIPGLTLNQREEIQEKLRRHIRILYKTNEVRVDKPQVLDEVKNGLYYFKESLFDAVPDTYRNLEKSLNHIYGRDHGVSVPSFIRFGSWIGGDRDGNPFVKPQTTVKAVNMMAHAAVEEYAERVRRLSRTLTHSSQLCEPNAAFNDSLQADEQRYPHIFADHPHRFKQEPYRRKLFLMHKRLQATLDKLQSRIADAEYVGLGCGYINEHELLKDLYLIRDSLISHGDKVIADGELQNLTRLVETFGFYLAHLDIRQESTIHTETVSEIIHQIDGSDYSALDEDGRLHKLAELIRQSPAEIDTEKLSEMSRETFEVFQVMTRLREEVSPHTFGSYVISMTHQASHVLEVMFLGWLAGLAGYRDGKPFCHIHISPLFETVNDLAHIEPVMNKLLDIPTYTELLNAADNTQEVMLGYSDSCKDGGILASTWNLYQAQQQITALTQQRGIRLRLFHGRGGTMGRGGGPTHDSILSQPTGTVHGEIKFTEQGEVLSYKYSNQETAVYELTMGITGLLKASRNLIEPPPPDNPEYLDIMAQLAKTGEQHYRELTDNTPGFLDYFYEATPVSEIGLLNIGSRPSHRKKTDRSKESVRAIAWVFGWAQSRHTIPAWYGIGMALEKWVGRSPEKLQKLQEMYHQWPFFRALLSNTQMSLFKADMHIARDYADLCKDPKTADTIYKMINAEYNRTRLRVLEAARLQELMAETPNLALSLTRRNPYLDPLNQIQRILIERFRDESCSEEERNHWLNPLLRSINAIAAGMRNTG, from the coding sequence ATGGCGGCAGAAAAAAAATCCTCGCAAGACGGGTCCCGTCAAACCGGCAGTCGGCCTGTGCACGACAAACCGTTGCGTTCCCGGGTCAAACTGTTCGGCAACATCCTTGGCGAGATCCTGCGGGAGCACGCCGGGGAGCAGGTGTTCAACGCCGTGGAGACCTTGCGCAAGGGCCATATCAGCCTGCGCAATACGGACAATCCGCACAAGCGCCACAAGCTGGCCGAGTATACCGCCACACTCGATGCCGAAACCCTCGTGCATGTGGTGCGCGCCTTCGCCATCTATTTCAGTCTGGTCAATATCGCCGAAGAGTCCTTCCAGCATCGCATGCGCCGTCGTGACGCCGCTAAAACCGGCCCTACCTGGAAAGGATCCTACCACGCCATATTAAAAGAGCTGGAAGGCGACGGCATCGAACCGGCGCAGATCCAGACCCTGCTGGATCGGCTGGCCTACATTCCCGTCTTCACCGCTCATCCGACCGAGGCGAAACGCCGCACCATCCTTGAGGCCCTGCGGCGCATCTTCGTGATCAGCGAAGAGCTGGACATCCCCGGCCTGACGCTTAATCAGCGTGAGGAAATCCAGGAAAAACTGCGCCGCCATATCCGGATCCTGTACAAAACCAACGAGGTCCGGGTGGACAAACCGCAAGTGCTGGACGAGGTCAAAAACGGGCTCTATTACTTCAAGGAATCGCTGTTCGACGCGGTGCCGGACACCTACCGCAATCTGGAAAAATCCCTTAACCACATCTACGGCCGTGACCATGGGGTGAGCGTACCAAGTTTCATTCGCTTCGGCTCCTGGATCGGCGGCGACCGCGACGGTAATCCGTTCGTCAAACCGCAAACCACCGTCAAGGCCGTCAACATGATGGCTCACGCCGCCGTGGAGGAATACGCCGAGCGCGTCCGCCGCCTGAGCCGGACCCTGACCCACTCTTCCCAGCTGTGTGAACCCAACGCGGCCTTTAACGACAGCCTGCAAGCGGATGAACAGCGCTATCCGCACATCTTTGCCGACCATCCTCACCGTTTTAAACAGGAACCCTATCGGCGCAAGCTGTTCCTCATGCACAAGCGACTGCAGGCGACCCTGGACAAGCTGCAGTCACGCATCGCCGATGCCGAGTATGTCGGACTGGGTTGCGGTTATATCAACGAACATGAGCTGCTCAAGGATCTCTATCTGATCCGCGATTCGCTCATCAGTCACGGCGACAAGGTCATCGCCGACGGTGAATTGCAGAACCTGACCCGGCTGGTGGAAACCTTCGGGTTCTATCTGGCCCATCTGGATATTCGCCAGGAATCGACCATCCACACCGAAACGGTCAGCGAAATCATTCACCAGATCGACGGCAGCGACTATAGCGCACTGGATGAAGATGGCCGGCTGCACAAACTGGCCGAACTGATTCGCCAGTCGCCCGCGGAGATCGACACCGAAAAACTGAGCGAGATGAGTCGGGAGACCTTCGAGGTGTTCCAGGTCATGACCCGTCTACGCGAAGAAGTCAGCCCGCACACCTTCGGCAGTTACGTTATCTCCATGACCCATCAGGCCAGCCATGTGCTGGAAGTGATGTTCCTCGGCTGGCTGGCCGGACTGGCCGGCTACCGTGACGGCAAGCCGTTCTGCCATATTCATATTTCGCCGCTGTTCGAGACGGTCAACGATCTGGCACATATCGAACCGGTGATGAACAAACTGCTGGATATCCCGACCTATACCGAACTGCTCAATGCCGCGGACAACACCCAGGAAGTGATGCTGGGTTATTCCGACTCTTGCAAGGACGGCGGCATTCTCGCCTCCACCTGGAATCTGTATCAGGCCCAGCAGCAGATCACCGCCCTGACCCAGCAACGCGGGATCCGCTTGCGCCTGTTCCACGGTCGCGGCGGCACCATGGGCCGCGGCGGCGGTCCGACCCATGATTCGATCCTGTCGCAACCGACCGGCACCGTGCACGGCGAGATCAAGTTCACCGAACAGGGTGAAGTGCTCTCCTATAAATACAGCAACCAGGAGACCGCCGTTTACGAGCTGACCATGGGCATTACCGGACTGCTCAAGGCCAGCCGCAACCTGATCGAACCACCGCCGCCGGATAATCCGGAATACCTGGATATCATGGCGCAACTGGCCAAAACCGGTGAACAACATTATCGCGAACTGACCGACAACACGCCCGGCTTTCTGGATTACTTCTACGAGGCCACCCCGGTGTCGGAAATCGGCCTGCTCAACATCGGCTCGCGTCCCTCGCACCGCAAGAAAACCGATCGCTCCAAGGAGTCAGTGCGCGCCATCGCCTGGGTCTTCGGCTGGGCCCAGTCGCGCCATACGATCCCCGCGTGGTACGGCATCGGCATGGCACTGGAAAAATGGGTCGGTCGCAGTCCGGAAAAACTGCAAAAGCTGCAGGAGATGTACCATCAATGGCCCTTCTTCCGCGCCCTGCTGAGCAATACCCAGATGTCGCTGTTCAAGGCCGACATGCACATCGCCCGCGACTACGCCGATCTGTGCAAGGACCCGAAAACCGCGGACACCATCTACAAGATGATCAACGCCGAGTACAACCGCACCCGCCTGCGCGTACTCGAGGCCGCCCGGCTGCAGGAGTTGATGGCCGAAACCCCCAACCTCGCCCTCTCCCTCACCCGACGCAATCCCTATCTGGATCCCCTCAACCAGATCCAGCGCATCCTCATCGAACGCTTCCGCGACGAGTCGTGCAGCGAGGAAGAACGCAACCACTGGCTCAATCCGCTGTTGCGCAGCATCAACGCTATCGCCGCGGGAATGCGCAACACTGGTTAA
- the folK gene encoding 2-amino-4-hydroxy-6-hydroxymethyldihydropteridine diphosphokinase, giving the protein MIDSYIALGSNLDDPLAQVRQAMYELAQLRASRLRAASSLYRSAPMGSADQPDYINAVVALETELSPHALLDALQAIEQAHGRVREGERWGPRPLDLDVLLYGEETINDQRLTIPHPGMTERAFVLFPLQEIVAPDFTILGHGSLQALLSRIAADRPERLHDA; this is encoded by the coding sequence ATGATTGACAGCTACATTGCCCTGGGCAGTAATCTCGATGATCCGCTCGCCCAGGTGAGACAGGCAATGTACGAACTGGCACAGCTGCGCGCCTCACGGCTGCGCGCGGCCTCCTCGTTGTATCGTTCGGCGCCGATGGGATCGGCCGATCAGCCGGACTATATCAACGCGGTGGTCGCCCTGGAGACCGAATTGTCACCGCATGCCTTGCTGGATGCCTTGCAGGCGATCGAGCAGGCACATGGACGGGTGCGCGAGGGAGAACGTTGGGGTCCGCGTCCCCTGGATCTGGATGTGTTACTCTATGGCGAGGAAACGATCAACGATCAACGTTTAACCATTCCGCACCCGGGCATGACTGAACGCGCCTTTGTGTTGTTCCCGTTGCAGGAGATCGTCGCGCCCGATTTCACCATTTTGGGCCACGGTTCGCTGCAGGCGCTCCTGTCCCGGATCGCGGCGGATCGGCCGGAGCGTCTGCACGATGCGTGA
- the panC gene encoding pantoate--beta-alanine ligase, with protein sequence MRIFDAVRDMQLQSLSWRAAGWRIAFVPTMGNLHEGHLSLVREAARRGDRVVVSIFVNPLQFNDATDYRHYPRTFDQDRQQLAALGVAAVFAPDETAMYPQGREAVTRVEVPQLTSELEGAHRPGHFTGVATVVTKLFQAVLPDIALFGEKDYQQLLVVRKLGADLNMPVEVAGLPTCREADGLAMSSRNGGLKPAERRQAPELYATLQWVGQQWRAGETDLSALEAAAMARLADAGFAPEYVSVRDATTLRPPRAGAPAVVLGAARLGEVRLIDNLRIGASQPQGAGAVK encoded by the coding sequence ATGCGGATTTTCGATGCCGTACGCGACATGCAGTTGCAAAGCCTGTCGTGGCGGGCCGCCGGCTGGCGCATTGCCTTTGTGCCGACCATGGGCAATTTGCATGAAGGTCACCTGAGCCTGGTGCGCGAGGCTGCGCGCCGGGGCGACAGGGTGGTGGTCAGTATTTTTGTCAACCCGCTGCAATTCAACGACGCCACGGACTACCGGCACTATCCCCGCACGTTTGACCAGGATCGGCAACAGTTGGCGGCGCTGGGTGTGGCGGCCGTATTCGCCCCGGACGAGACGGCCATGTATCCCCAAGGGCGGGAGGCTGTGACCCGGGTGGAGGTGCCGCAGCTGACCTCGGAACTGGAAGGCGCGCATCGCCCCGGTCATTTCACCGGCGTCGCCACGGTAGTGACCAAGCTGTTTCAGGCGGTCTTGCCGGATATCGCCCTGTTCGGCGAGAAGGATTATCAGCAGTTGCTGGTGGTGCGTAAACTGGGGGCCGATCTGAATATGCCCGTGGAAGTGGCCGGCCTGCCGACCTGCCGGGAAGCGGACGGCCTGGCCATGAGCTCGCGTAACGGCGGGCTCAAACCGGCCGAACGCCGGCAGGCACCCGAGTTATACGCCACCCTGCAATGGGTTGGCCAGCAGTGGCGCGCGGGCGAGACCGATTTGAGTGCGCTGGAAGCGGCGGCGATGGCGCGGCTTGCGGATGCCGGGTTCGCCCCCGAATATGTCAGCGTGCGCGATGCGACGACCCTGCGGCCTCCCCGCGCCGGCGCGCCGGCCGTGGTGCTGGGTGCCGCCCGCCTCGGTGAGGTCCGCTTGATCGACAACCTGCGGATCGGCGCCTCGCAGCCGCAAGGCGCCGGCGCTGTCAAGTGA
- the traF gene encoding conjugal transfer protein TraF, whose translation MRLTRPLLTASLLGFSLNAAALPFATYEARSAGMGTTGVASSNIASAPFTNPAMLAAQRFEDDFSLTAGVGVQAIDNENLLEDLEDFSDAYDSGDLAGMDAAASRADGKRLDVIGNGALNVGFSAEKWAGAVSANRYIQANSGVRYLGTNGIDSEIDLVGLEVTEIGISFARQSGSRTPAPCGCLR comes from the coding sequence ATGCGACTGACACGCCCGCTACTCACTGCCTCCCTGCTGGGATTCAGCCTGAACGCCGCCGCCCTGCCCTTTGCCACCTACGAGGCCCGCTCGGCCGGGATGGGCACCACCGGCGTGGCCAGCAGCAACATTGCCTCGGCCCCATTTACCAACCCGGCCATGCTCGCCGCCCAGCGCTTCGAGGATGATTTTTCTCTCACCGCCGGTGTCGGTGTGCAGGCGATTGATAACGAAAATCTGCTGGAGGACCTCGAGGACTTCAGCGATGCATACGATTCCGGTGATCTTGCCGGCATGGATGCGGCGGCCAGCCGTGCCGACGGCAAGCGGCTCGATGTGATCGGCAACGGCGCCCTGAATGTCGGCTTCTCGGCGGAAAAATGGGCCGGGGCGGTCAGTGCCAACCGCTATATCCAGGCCAACAGCGGTGTCCGATATCTCGGCACCAACGGCATCGATTCGGAGATCGATCTGGTCGGCCTGGAAGTGACCGAAATCGGCATCAGTTTTGCCCGCCAGTCTGGAAGTCGGACACCAGCGCCTTGCGGGTGTCTTCGCTGA